The following proteins are encoded in a genomic region of Romeriopsis navalis LEGE 11480:
- a CDS encoding hybrid sensor histidine kinase/response regulator, protein MANVPIATILIIDDVPEDRDVYRRFLLRDNPVDYQIAEAESGEEGLAYLQTSACDLILLDVRLPDMDGLAVLAELQQNPQLMVPIIMLTGMQDVNTAVQAMKQGVQDYLIKSQVTPEVLRLTVRNALQRANLQNQLSQSQQRQAGIAAIALRIRQTLDLDSILNRAAIEMHKLLNCDRMLIYKCAPDMSGTIVAASVHDRWSLSLHQNIIHTCFRNDAAYRQGEQCVINDVRQAERSAGHRDLLQQFGVQANLSIPVLLTVQPMDGTPPVENCSKTQLWGLLIAHQCDQPRVWQADEIELVQALSVQLALAIQQAELLHRTKTALQRESELNTLKSHIVSTISHEYRSPLATILIAATTLISHQHQLPTAKQNKFLNLIALKARHLSNLVDDMLFMNQMEQGQVPVKFVPVDLAQFISERIEEYRTQAPEHQLEFVSNGDVQAFHTDPKILGQILNNLLSNSIKYSPTGCQIDVQLYGQDAQVILVVQDQGIGIPLEDQTTLFEPFHRGSNVGTISGTGLGLSIIKSCTEMLGGNVACQSQIAQGTRMTIGLPKVLSEVALAIG, encoded by the coding sequence ATGGCTAATGTGCCAATCGCAACAATTCTGATTATTGATGATGTGCCAGAAGACCGAGATGTTTATCGACGGTTTTTGCTCCGCGATAATCCCGTTGACTATCAGATTGCTGAGGCGGAATCGGGCGAGGAGGGTTTGGCTTATTTGCAAACGTCCGCTTGCGATCTAATTTTGCTCGATGTGCGGTTGCCTGATATGGATGGTTTGGCGGTCTTAGCTGAACTGCAGCAAAATCCACAATTGATGGTCCCGATCATCATGCTGACGGGAATGCAGGATGTCAATACAGCAGTCCAGGCGATGAAACAGGGGGTGCAGGATTATCTAATCAAATCCCAGGTGACACCCGAGGTACTACGACTGACTGTCCGTAATGCCTTACAGCGGGCCAATCTCCAGAATCAACTGAGTCAAAGTCAGCAGCGCCAAGCGGGTATCGCGGCGATCGCTTTGCGGATTCGTCAAACCCTAGATTTAGACTCAATTCTGAACCGTGCCGCGATCGAAATGCATAAACTGCTGAATTGCGATCGCATGTTGATTTACAAGTGTGCACCGGATATGAGTGGCACGATTGTCGCCGCATCGGTGCACGATCGCTGGTCGCTATCCCTGCATCAAAATATCATTCATACTTGCTTTCGTAATGACGCGGCGTATCGCCAAGGTGAACAATGCGTGATCAATGATGTTCGTCAGGCAGAGCGGAGTGCCGGTCATCGCGATTTATTGCAACAGTTTGGTGTCCAGGCAAATCTATCTATCCCGGTCTTACTAACAGTCCAGCCAATGGATGGAACGCCACCCGTTGAAAATTGCTCGAAAACGCAACTTTGGGGGCTACTGATCGCGCACCAGTGCGATCAGCCACGGGTTTGGCAAGCGGATGAGATTGAATTAGTCCAGGCATTATCAGTGCAGTTGGCCCTTGCAATTCAGCAAGCAGAATTACTGCATCGGACAAAAACTGCACTCCAAAGAGAGTCGGAATTGAACACCCTAAAATCCCATATTGTATCGACGATTTCCCACGAATATCGTTCGCCGCTTGCCACAATTTTGATCGCGGCCACCACGTTGATCAGTCATCAGCATCAGCTCCCTACGGCCAAGCAAAATAAATTCCTCAATCTAATTGCTTTGAAAGCAAGGCATTTGAGTAATTTGGTGGATGACATGCTGTTTATGAATCAGATGGAGCAGGGACAGGTGCCAGTGAAATTTGTGCCGGTTGATTTGGCCCAGTTTATATCGGAGCGAATTGAGGAATATCGTACCCAAGCTCCAGAACATCAACTTGAATTCGTAAGTAATGGTGATGTTCAGGCCTTTCACACTGATCCAAAAATTCTAGGGCAAATTCTGAATAATTTGTTGTCCAATTCGATTAAGTATTCGCCGACAGGTTGCCAGATTGATGTGCAATTGTATGGACAAGATGCTCAAGTAATTTTGGTAGTGCAAGACCAAGGGATTGGGATTCCGCTAGAAGATCAGACAACTTTGTTTGAACCATTTCATCGTGGCAGTAATGTGGGAACAATCTCAGGAACCGGCTTGGGCTTGTCAATCATCAAATCCTGCACGGAGATGTTAGGCGGGAATGTGGCCTGTCAAAGCCAGATTGCCCAGGGTACCCGGATGACGATCGGATTGCCCAAGGTGCTTTCTGAGGTGGCGTTAGCCATAGGATGA